A window from Streptomyces sp. NBC_00299 encodes these proteins:
- a CDS encoding HTTM domain-containing protein, which produces MNRFSLAISAGIARVTESALGPYQTAVIRIGFTATWLLFLLREFPHRQELYGPDGPWDFDLAQQLIGTNGSFTALIWSSSEFWFESVYALAVLAGVLLLLGWRTRTMSVLFMVGVLSLQNRSIFMGDGGDNVLHLMCVYLVFTRCGQVWSLDERRARRAGEARARGERVGPDRIGPLLWSVLGVALVAVTAVGRLDGDLTVPLILWGVWLALAVRWIVRRLARTDEPRILLDVIGNIVHNGALLVIMAEACLIYATAGWYKIQGSRWQDGTAVHYPLHLDYFSPWPALADLLSSSGTMVMLITYGTVIVQVAFPFTLFNRRVKNVLLAAMITEHAVIAVVLGLPFFSLAMIAADAVFLPTSFLRRLGGWAARTRGGLSRLVRRGDEPTELPGPRTPENPEHAHVGFTA; this is translated from the coding sequence GTGAACCGCTTCTCCCTCGCGATCTCCGCCGGCATCGCCCGGGTCACCGAGTCCGCCCTCGGCCCGTACCAGACGGCCGTGATCCGCATCGGCTTCACGGCGACCTGGCTGCTGTTCCTGCTGCGTGAGTTCCCGCACCGCCAGGAGCTGTACGGCCCCGACGGCCCCTGGGACTTCGACCTGGCCCAGCAGCTGATCGGGACGAACGGCTCGTTCACGGCCCTGATCTGGTCGAGCAGCGAGTTCTGGTTCGAGAGCGTCTACGCCCTCGCGGTCCTGGCCGGTGTGCTGCTGCTGCTCGGCTGGCGCACCCGCACGATGTCCGTGCTCTTCATGGTCGGCGTGCTCTCGCTGCAGAACCGCTCCATCTTCATGGGCGACGGCGGCGACAACGTCCTGCACCTGATGTGCGTCTACCTCGTGTTCACGCGCTGCGGCCAGGTCTGGTCGCTGGACGAGCGCCGGGCCAGGCGTGCGGGCGAGGCACGCGCGCGTGGCGAGCGGGTCGGGCCGGACCGGATCGGTCCGCTCCTGTGGAGCGTGCTCGGGGTCGCGCTGGTCGCCGTGACCGCGGTGGGCCGTCTCGACGGCGACCTGACCGTGCCGCTGATCCTGTGGGGCGTCTGGCTCGCACTGGCCGTCCGATGGATCGTGCGCCGCCTCGCGCGGACCGACGAGCCCCGCATCCTGCTCGACGTCATCGGCAACATCGTCCACAACGGCGCCCTGCTGGTGATCATGGCCGAGGCGTGCCTGATCTACGCGACCGCCGGCTGGTACAAGATCCAGGGCTCCCGCTGGCAGGACGGCACCGCCGTCCACTACCCGCTGCACCTCGACTACTTCTCGCCGTGGCCCGCCCTCGCCGACCTGCTGTCCTCCAGCGGCACGATGGTGATGCTCATCACCTACGGCACGGTCATCGTGCAGGTCGCCTTCCCGTTCACGCTGTTCAACCGGCGGGTCAAGAACGTCCTGCTGGCCGCGATGATCACCGAGCACGCCGTGATCGCGGTCGTTCTCGGGCTGCCGTTCTTCTCCCTGGCGATGATCGCGGCCGACGCGGTCTTCCTGCCGACATCGTTCCTGCGCCGCCTGGGCGGCTGGGCGGCACGCACGCGTGGCGGGCTGTCGAGGCTGGTCCGGCGCGGTGACGAGCCCACGGAACTGCCGGGGCCGCGCACCCCGGAGAACCCCGAGCACGCGCACGTAGGCTTCACGGCATGA
- a CDS encoding DUF5819 family protein: protein MDAYDAGSAARHGPDEEPRDAAAPSAVEPSAVLPAAEPRTGVAALSLRYQIGAALALAVVAIAVCVHIGMVFLHVAPPNTVTKQHGKAIDDWIYPEFEQNWKLFAPNPLQQNIAVQVRAQVGTADGGRRTTGWYDLSAQDGRAIDGNLLPSHTQQNELRRAWDFFVATHDAGNRPVGLRGALSETYLRRIVELRLARADATGESGVLERVQVRSRTTNVHPPKWSDEQVSDKPAYRVLPWWRVTDDTTDSAGAQEGSAR, encoded by the coding sequence ATGGACGCGTACGACGCAGGCTCGGCCGCCCGGCACGGGCCGGACGAGGAGCCGCGGGACGCCGCTGCCCCGTCCGCCGTCGAGCCGTCTGCCGTCCTGCCGGCCGCCGAGCCCCGCACCGGCGTGGCCGCCCTCTCCCTGCGCTACCAGATCGGTGCCGCCCTCGCCCTCGCGGTCGTGGCGATCGCCGTCTGTGTCCACATAGGCATGGTCTTTCTGCACGTCGCCCCGCCGAACACGGTCACCAAACAGCACGGCAAGGCGATAGACGACTGGATATACCCGGAGTTCGAACAGAACTGGAAGCTGTTCGCCCCCAACCCGCTGCAGCAGAACATCGCGGTGCAGGTCCGCGCCCAGGTCGGCACGGCCGACGGCGGGCGCCGCACGACCGGCTGGTACGACCTGTCCGCCCAGGACGGCCGGGCCATCGACGGCAATCTGCTGCCCAGCCACACCCAGCAGAACGAGCTGCGCCGGGCCTGGGACTTCTTCGTGGCCACGCATGACGCCGGGAACCGCCCCGTGGGCCTGCGCGGCGCCCTGTCCGAGACGTATCTGCGGCGCATCGTCGAGCTGCGCCTCGCCCGCGCGGACGCGACCGGTGAGAGCGGTGTCCTCGAACGCGTCCAGGTCCGCTCCCGCACCACCAACGTGCACCCGCCCAAGTGGAGCGACGAGCAGGTCTCCGACAAGCCGGCCTACCGGGTGCTGCCCTGGTGGCGGGTCACCGATGACACGACCGACAGCGCGGGCGCGCAAGAGGGGAGCGCCCGGTGA
- a CDS encoding acyl-CoA dehydrogenase family protein, which produces MDFTFTEEQQAAAEAARGVFAGVAPDSVPSPALTPGAVADDFDRPLWGRLADADLLSLLLAEEYGGAGLDAVALCLVLRESAKVLARVPLLESSAATAAVQAYGGPELKAELLARAGRGEAVLTVAAHGRTGHDPAELAVTARQDGSGSGWVLDGVQTAVPWAYDADLVVVPARTAADRTVLALVPREAQGVALAEQFSTSGERLGELRLDSVELAARDVIDAEGAWEWLRELLATGTCALALGLGERVLGMTSEYAGKREQFGHPIATFQAVAVQSADRYIDLRAMEATLWQAAWRIASGAPGALPASGDVAVAKIWASEGVRRVVQTAQHLHGGFGADVDYPLHRYHAWAKHLELALGPAAAHEEALGDLLAAHPLG; this is translated from the coding sequence GTGGACTTCACCTTCACCGAGGAGCAGCAGGCGGCGGCCGAGGCGGCGCGCGGGGTGTTCGCCGGGGTCGCGCCGGACTCCGTGCCCTCGCCCGCGCTCACGCCGGGTGCCGTCGCCGACGACTTCGACCGCCCGCTGTGGGGCCGGCTCGCGGACGCCGACCTGCTGAGCCTGCTGCTCGCCGAGGAGTACGGCGGAGCCGGCCTCGACGCCGTCGCGCTCTGCCTGGTGCTGCGCGAGTCGGCGAAGGTACTGGCACGGGTGCCGCTGCTGGAGAGCAGCGCGGCGACGGCGGCCGTCCAGGCGTACGGCGGCCCCGAGCTGAAGGCCGAGCTGCTCGCGCGGGCGGGGCGCGGGGAGGCCGTGCTCACGGTCGCCGCGCACGGCCGCACCGGCCACGACCCGGCCGAGCTCGCGGTGACCGCCCGGCAGGACGGCTCCGGCTCCGGGTGGGTGCTGGACGGGGTGCAGACGGCGGTGCCCTGGGCGTACGACGCCGATCTCGTCGTCGTACCGGCCCGTACGGCCGCCGACCGGACCGTCCTCGCGCTGGTCCCGCGCGAGGCGCAGGGGGTCGCGCTCGCCGAGCAGTTCTCGACCAGCGGGGAACGGCTGGGAGAGCTGCGACTGGACTCGGTGGAGCTGGCGGCACGGGACGTCATCGACGCCGAGGGGGCGTGGGAGTGGCTGCGCGAACTGCTGGCCACAGGGACCTGTGCGCTGGCGCTCGGGCTGGGTGAGCGCGTGCTGGGGATGACCTCGGAGTACGCCGGCAAGCGGGAGCAGTTCGGGCATCCGATCGCCACGTTCCAGGCGGTCGCCGTGCAGTCCGCCGACCGCTACATCGACCTGCGCGCGATGGAGGCCACGCTGTGGCAGGCCGCGTGGCGGATCGCCTCGGGGGCGCCGGGAGCGCTGCCCGCCTCCGGAGACGTTGCCGTGGCCAAGATCTGGGCCTCGGAGGGCGTACGCCGGGTCGTGCAGACGGCCCAGCATCTGCACGGCGGCTTCGGCGCCGACGTCGACTATCCGCTGCACCGGTACCACGCCTGGGCCAAGCATCTTGAACTGGCGCTCGGCCCGGCGGCGGCACACGAGGAGGCGCTGGGGGATCTGCTGGCGGCGCATCCGCTGGGCTGA
- a CDS encoding rhodanese-like domain-containing protein translates to MPTVEVTDLKDDDFLLDVREDDEWQAGHAEKALHIPISDFVARYGELTEAAPQDGRVHVICRSGGRSAQVAMYLVQQGIDAVNVDGGMQVWAAVGRPVVNDEGQPGFVL, encoded by the coding sequence GTGCCGACAGTCGAGGTCACCGACCTCAAGGACGACGACTTCCTGCTGGACGTCCGTGAGGACGACGAGTGGCAGGCGGGTCACGCCGAGAAGGCCCTGCACATCCCCATCAGCGACTTCGTGGCCCGCTACGGCGAGCTGACCGAGGCCGCCCCGCAGGACGGCCGCGTCCATGTGATCTGCCGCTCCGGCGGTCGCTCGGCGCAGGTCGCGATGTACCTCGTCCAGCAGGGCATCGACGCCGTGAACGTCGACGGCGGCATGCAGGTGTGGGCGGCGGTGGGACGCCCCGTGGTGAACGACGAGGGCCAGCCGGGCTTCGTCCTGTAG
- a CDS encoding J domain-containing protein, translating into MTTPEAEQSQAEPAGAGTSGGAEVPAGGVEQGGEAQVPAEDGAERPEARLERAVRAAEQALIEYEIAVETFRVEVENFSRLHHQKLGPMYARLDELDARIAEATAARTGDPEDIRKADEARARVLPMPGVEELFHGWMDGEGLFPEAAAMLTDQPVRPPQRVRPSDEARKLYRELARRAHPDLAQEAAERSRREEFITRVNAAYARGDEVLLRELAEEWAAGPVPKEQGPTPAEELYARLEWLAQRKEMLALVASELEESAIGAMLRLAPDDPDRLLEEIADQLLAQVEAREAELTALLD; encoded by the coding sequence GTGACGACGCCGGAAGCTGAACAGTCCCAGGCCGAGCCCGCTGGTGCGGGGACGTCGGGCGGTGCCGAGGTGCCCGCCGGCGGAGTTGAGCAGGGTGGTGAGGCACAGGTGCCGGCCGAGGACGGGGCGGAGCGGCCCGAGGCGCGGCTGGAGCGGGCCGTGCGGGCCGCCGAGCAGGCGTTGATCGAGTACGAGATCGCGGTGGAGACCTTCCGCGTCGAGGTGGAGAACTTCTCCCGGCTGCACCACCAGAAGCTCGGCCCGATGTACGCCCGCCTCGACGAGCTGGACGCCCGGATCGCCGAGGCCACCGCCGCCCGCACCGGCGACCCCGAGGACATCCGCAAGGCCGACGAGGCACGCGCCAGGGTGCTGCCGATGCCCGGCGTGGAGGAGCTGTTCCACGGCTGGATGGACGGCGAGGGGCTGTTCCCGGAGGCCGCGGCGATGCTGACGGACCAGCCGGTGCGGCCCCCGCAGCGGGTGCGCCCGAGCGACGAGGCCCGCAAGCTCTACCGCGAGCTGGCCCGCAGGGCCCACCCGGACCTCGCCCAGGAGGCGGCCGAGCGTTCGAGGCGCGAGGAGTTCATCACCCGCGTCAACGCGGCTTACGCCCGTGGCGACGAGGTGCTGCTGCGGGAGCTCGCCGAGGAGTGGGCCGCGGGACCGGTGCCGAAGGAGCAGGGCCCGACCCCGGCCGAGGAGCTCTACGCCCGACTCGAGTGGCTCGCCCAGCGCAAGGAGATGCTGGCCCTGGTCGCGAGCGAGCTGGAGGAGAGCGCGATCGGGGCGATGCTCCGCCTGGCCCCGGACGACCCCGACCGTCTCCTCGAAGAGATCGCCGACCAGCTCCTGGCCCAGGTCGAGGCGCGGGAAGCGGAACTGACGGCGCTGCTCGACTAG
- a CDS encoding DUF2252 domain-containing protein, with the protein MTEVGAEAASQVASEASSGSAAPRLPRVRGFAEWPGGGSPKEDGKALRKRVPRGDHAVLDLDAARPDAVAAVEESNLGRLPELTPIRVGRMAATPFAFLRGSAGLMAYDLARTPMTRIRAQICGDAHAANFGLYGDARGGLVIDLNDFDETLYGPWEWDLKRLATSLVLAGREAGADEDACRKAANDTVGAYRRTMRLLAKLPVLDAWNAIANEELVSHTDAHDLIGTLERVAEKARGNTSGRFAAKSTEPTGHGGRRFVDAPPVLRRVPDAAAAAVASSLESYLSTLSEDRHPLLSRHAVHDVAFRVVGTGSVGTRSYVVLLLDHRGESLVLQVKEVRPSALVPHLVTAGFEVPEPEHEGRRVVLGQKRMQVVSDILLGWTTVEGRPFQVRQFRNRKGSVDPAALAADQIDDYARMTGALLARAHSHSADPRLIAGYCGKNEELDEAIAAFAVTYADRTEADHTALVSAVRAGRIAAETGV; encoded by the coding sequence ATGACCGAGGTCGGTGCGGAGGCTGCGTCGCAGGTGGCTTCGGAGGCGTCGTCGGGGTCCGCGGCGCCTCGGCTGCCCCGTGTGCGCGGCTTCGCCGAGTGGCCCGGCGGCGGATCGCCCAAGGAGGACGGCAAGGCACTGCGCAAGCGGGTTCCGCGCGGTGACCACGCGGTTCTCGACCTCGACGCCGCCCGGCCCGACGCCGTGGCCGCAGTCGAGGAGTCCAACCTCGGCCGGCTCCCCGAACTCACGCCGATAAGGGTCGGCCGGATGGCGGCGACGCCCTTCGCGTTCCTGCGCGGCTCGGCGGGACTCATGGCGTACGACCTCGCCCGCACCCCCATGACTCGAATCCGCGCCCAGATCTGCGGTGACGCGCACGCGGCGAACTTCGGCCTGTACGGCGACGCGCGTGGCGGCCTGGTCATCGATCTGAACGACTTCGACGAGACGCTGTACGGCCCCTGGGAGTGGGACCTCAAGCGTCTCGCCACCTCGCTCGTGCTCGCGGGCCGGGAGGCGGGCGCGGATGAGGACGCGTGCCGCAAGGCGGCGAACGACACGGTGGGTGCCTACCGGCGCACCATGCGCCTGCTGGCCAAGCTCCCGGTGCTGGACGCGTGGAACGCGATCGCGAACGAGGAACTGGTCTCCCACACCGACGCCCATGACCTGATCGGCACGCTGGAGCGGGTCGCGGAGAAGGCGCGGGGCAACACCAGCGGGCGCTTCGCCGCGAAGTCGACGGAGCCGACCGGGCACGGAGGCCGCCGGTTCGTCGACGCCCCTCCGGTGCTGCGCCGGGTTCCGGACGCGGCGGCGGCGGCGGTCGCGTCGTCGCTGGAGAGCTACCTCAGCACGCTCTCCGAGGACCGCCACCCCCTGCTCTCCCGGCACGCGGTGCACGACGTGGCGTTCCGCGTGGTGGGCACGGGCAGCGTGGGCACACGCTCGTACGTCGTCCTGCTCCTGGACCACCGGGGCGAGTCGCTGGTCCTTCAGGTGAAGGAGGTCCGCCCCTCGGCCCTCGTCCCGCACCTGGTGACAGCCGGCTTCGAGGTGCCGGAGCCGGAGCACGAAGGGCGGCGCGTGGTGCTCGGACAGAAGCGGATGCAGGTGGTCAGCGACATTTTGCTGGGCTGGACGACGGTCGAGGGACGGCCCTTCCAGGTGCGTCAGTTCCGTAACCGCAAGGGCAGCGTCGACCCGGCCGCGCTGGCTGCCGACCAGATAGACGACTACGCCCGCATGACCGGGGCCCTACTGGCCCGCGCCCACTCCCACAGCGCCGACCCCCGCCTGATCGCCGGCTACTGCGGCAAGAACGAGGAACTGGACGAGGCGATCGCCGCATTCGCCGTCACGTACGCCGACCGCACGGAGGCGGATCACACTGCACTGGTGTCGGCGGTGCGGGCGGGGCGGATCGCGGCGGAGACGGGAGTGTGA
- a CDS encoding winged helix-turn-helix transcriptional regulator — translation MAGEQSHDVSACKRVDEGITRVFQLLGKRWTGPIVSVLTAGPAYFVALRRAIPGISERMLSDRLTELAAAGLVVREVYEGPPLRVVYRLTEAGAALEPALTALGLWAQEYLADGVGSESC, via the coding sequence ATGGCGGGTGAGCAGAGTCACGACGTATCGGCGTGCAAACGGGTCGACGAGGGCATCACCCGCGTCTTCCAGCTCCTCGGAAAGCGCTGGACCGGCCCGATCGTGTCCGTTCTGACCGCGGGGCCCGCGTACTTCGTCGCCCTGCGCCGGGCGATTCCCGGCATCAGCGAGCGCATGCTCTCCGACCGGCTGACCGAACTCGCCGCAGCGGGACTGGTGGTGCGCGAGGTGTATGAGGGGCCGCCGCTGCGGGTGGTGTACCGGCTGACGGAGGCGGGCGCCGCGCTGGAGCCCGCGCTCACCGCGCTGGGTCTGTGGGCGCAGGAGTACTTGGCTGACGGAGTGGGGTCCGAGAGCTGCTGA
- a CDS encoding FMN-dependent NADH-azoreductase, protein MATLLHIDSSVFPTDASSSRAVTDAFRRTWQEQHPEGTVIHRDLALNPVPHISAHAHTAGFADPATHTPEQAAAFAERVTLIEELEGADAVLIGAPMYNLTIPSTLKAWLDQVVLFGRTAGDAQSVKGTPVTVVASRGGAYGPGTPREGYEYVQNYLSAVLADFLGADLEFIVPELTMAPANPAMAELVPLFEASRERALDEAAAKAKQLAQRLAA, encoded by the coding sequence ATGGCAACGCTTCTGCACATCGACTCCTCGGTCTTCCCGACCGACGCCTCCTCCTCCCGCGCCGTCACCGACGCCTTCCGCCGCACCTGGCAGGAACAGCACCCCGAGGGCACGGTGATCCACCGCGACCTGGCCTTGAACCCCGTCCCGCACATCTCCGCCCACGCCCACACCGCCGGCTTCGCCGATCCGGCCACGCACACCCCCGAGCAGGCCGCCGCCTTCGCCGAGCGCGTGACGCTGATCGAGGAACTGGAGGGTGCGGACGCCGTCCTGATCGGCGCCCCGATGTACAACCTGACGATTCCGTCGACGCTCAAGGCCTGGCTGGACCAGGTGGTCCTGTTCGGCCGTACCGCGGGCGACGCCCAGTCGGTCAAGGGCACCCCGGTCACCGTCGTGGCCAGCCGCGGCGGCGCGTACGGGCCGGGCACTCCGCGCGAGGGTTACGAGTACGTGCAGAACTACCTGTCGGCAGTCCTGGCCGACTTCCTCGGCGCCGACCTCGAGTTCATCGTTCCGGAGCTCACGATGGCCCCGGCCAACCCGGCGATGGCCGAGCTGGTCCCCCTCTTCGAGGCCTCCCGCGAGCGTGCCCTCGACGAGGCCGCCGCGAAGGCGAAGCAGCTGGCCCAGCGGCTCGCGGCGTAG
- a CDS encoding DUF1304 domain-containing protein: MHLTSVVLVALMALLHVYILVLEMFLWQRGPGRRFSGFDAELARTTAPLAANQGLYNGFLAAGLVWGLIADDPTGYRVQIFFLSCIVVAGVYGAATANRRILFAQALPAAVTLATVLAAG, encoded by the coding sequence ATGCATCTGACCTCTGTCGTCCTCGTCGCCCTCATGGCGCTGCTGCACGTCTACATCCTGGTCCTGGAGATGTTCCTGTGGCAGCGCGGCCCGGGCCGCCGCTTCTCCGGCTTCGACGCCGAGTTGGCGCGCACCACCGCGCCGCTGGCGGCCAACCAGGGTCTCTACAACGGATTCCTCGCCGCGGGGCTGGTCTGGGGCCTGATCGCCGACGATCCGACCGGATACCGCGTCCAGATCTTCTTCCTGTCCTGCATCGTCGTCGCGGGCGTCTACGGCGCGGCCACCGCCAACCGCCGCATCCTCTTCGCCCAGGCCCTCCCCGCAGCAGTGACCCTCGCCACGGTTCTCGCAGCCGGCTGA
- a CDS encoding DUF3662 and FHA domain-containing protein, translated as MGVLKKFEQRLEGLVNGTFAKVFKSEVQPVEIAGALQRECDNNATIWNRDRTVVPNDFIVELSAPDHERLSPYSGQLGDELAGMVRDYAKQQRYTFMGPIKVHLEKAEDLDTGLYRVRSRTLAGSADQQGGQPAPAPVAPAGRPGASGGAQGGYGYPPAAAPAGAPPMPAAPPPGGRPGGYGYPQPAGGQRPPAAPAAGGRTRYWIEINGTRHQISRATLVLGRSTDADVRIDDPGVSRRHCEIRTGTPSTIADLGSTNGIVVDGQHTTRATLRDGSRIVVGSTTIIYRQAEG; from the coding sequence ATGGGAGTCCTGAAGAAGTTCGAGCAGCGTCTCGAAGGTCTGGTCAACGGCACCTTCGCCAAGGTGTTCAAGTCCGAGGTCCAGCCCGTGGAGATCGCGGGAGCGCTCCAGCGCGAGTGCGACAACAACGCGACCATCTGGAACCGCGACCGCACGGTCGTCCCCAATGACTTCATCGTGGAGCTCAGCGCCCCGGACCACGAGCGTCTGAGCCCATACTCCGGCCAGCTCGGCGACGAGCTCGCCGGCATGGTCCGCGACTACGCCAAGCAGCAGCGCTACACCTTCATGGGCCCGATCAAGGTCCACCTGGAGAAGGCCGAAGACCTCGACACCGGCCTGTACCGCGTACGCAGCCGCACGCTCGCCGGCTCCGCCGACCAGCAGGGCGGCCAGCCCGCCCCGGCACCCGTCGCCCCGGCCGGGCGGCCCGGTGCCAGCGGTGGCGCCCAGGGCGGCTACGGCTACCCGCCGGCCGCCGCACCCGCGGGCGCCCCGCCCATGCCGGCCGCGCCGCCGCCCGGCGGCCGCCCCGGCGGCTACGGCTACCCGCAGCCCGCGGGCGGCCAGCGACCCCCCGCCGCGCCCGCGGCCGGCGGTCGCACCCGCTACTGGATCGAGATCAACGGCACCCGCCATCAGATCTCCCGCGCGACGCTGGTGCTGGGCCGCAGCACCGACGCCGACGTGCGGATCGACGACCCCGGCGTCTCCCGCCGGCACTGTGAGATCCGGACCGGAACGCCCTCGACGATCGCGGATCTCGGGTCCACCAACGGCATCGTGGTGGACGGGCAGCACACCACCCGCGCTACGCTCCGCGACGGCTCGCGGATCGTCGTGGGCAGCACCACCATCATTTACCGGCAAGCCGAAGGGTGA
- a CDS encoding FHA domain-containing protein FhaB/FipA: MSELTLTVMRLGFLAVLWLFVIVAVQVIRSDLFGTRVTQRGSRREAARPQQAARQAATPPQQRGQQGGGGRQRRNAPSKLVVSEGTLTGTTVALQGQTITLGRAHDSTIVLDDDYASSRHARIYPDRDGQWIVEDLGSTNGTYLDRTRLTTPTPIPLGAPIRIGKTVIELRK, translated from the coding sequence ATGTCAGAGCTGACCCTCACGGTCATGCGGCTGGGTTTCCTGGCCGTCCTGTGGCTGTTCGTGATCGTGGCCGTGCAGGTCATCCGCAGCGACCTGTTCGGTACGCGCGTCACACAGCGCGGATCGCGTCGCGAGGCCGCACGGCCGCAGCAGGCCGCACGGCAGGCGGCGACCCCGCCGCAGCAGCGCGGCCAGCAGGGCGGCGGCGGCCGCCAGCGCCGTAACGCCCCCTCCAAGCTGGTCGTGTCCGAAGGCACCCTCACCGGCACCACCGTCGCGCTCCAGGGCCAGACCATCACCCTGGGCCGAGCGCACGACAGCACGATCGTGCTGGACGACGACTACGCCTCCAGCCGGCATGCCAGGATCTACCCGGACCGCGACGGCCAGTGGATCGTCGAGGACCTGGGCTCCACCAACGGCACGTACCTCGACCGAACGCGGCTCACGACCCCGACACCGATTCCGCTGGGCGCGCCGATCCGCATCGGCAAGACCGTCATCGAGCTGCGGAAGTAG
- a CDS encoding Stp1/IreP family PP2C-type Ser/Thr phosphatase, whose protein sequence is MYPEPTGEVRMSLSLRFAAGSHKGMIREGNEDSGYAGPRLLAIADGMGGAAAGEVASSEAISTIVALDDDVPGSDILTSLGTAVQRANDQLRGMVDEDPQLEGMGTTLTALLWTGQRLGLVHVGDSRAYLLRDGVLTQITQDHTWVQRLVDEGRITEEEATTHPQRSLLMRALGSGDHVEPDLSIREVRAGDRYLICSDGLSGVVSHQTLEDTLASYQGPQETVQELIQLALRGGGPDNITVIIADVLDLDTGDTLAGQLSDTPVVVGAVAENQQHHLHDNGIMQTPAGRASGLGRQVPGQGGGGGEFGPPGSGDTTGYVPAGGFGDYTDDDFVKPRKGRTWLKRSFYSALALAVIGGGLYGGWRWTQTQYYVGTNEEHVALYRGISQDLAWVSLSKVEKDHPEIELKYLPPYQQKLVEGTITEGGLKDAQAKIDELALQASACKKRSEQQAAQSEQNSKTGEGEAGGTTGTTRTSLTSKATPTPNPSASTKSPPPSTSTSPTPTATPNPGPTLSEEEQKVVSNCGTQ, encoded by the coding sequence ATGTACCCGGAGCCGACGGGCGAGGTGCGCATGAGTCTGTCACTGCGCTTCGCCGCCGGATCGCACAAAGGCATGATCCGGGAGGGCAACGAGGACTCCGGATACGCCGGACCCCGCCTGCTCGCCATCGCCGACGGCATGGGCGGCGCCGCCGCGGGCGAGGTCGCCTCCTCCGAGGCGATCTCCACCATCGTCGCCCTCGACGACGACGTCCCCGGCTCCGACATCCTCACCTCGCTCGGTACGGCCGTGCAGCGCGCCAACGACCAGCTGCGCGGGATGGTCGACGAGGACCCGCAGCTGGAGGGCATGGGCACCACGCTCACGGCCCTGCTGTGGACCGGACAGCGCCTCGGCCTCGTCCACGTCGGCGACTCGCGCGCGTACCTGCTCCGCGACGGCGTGCTGACGCAGATCACGCAGGACCACACCTGGGTGCAGCGCCTCGTCGACGAGGGCCGCATCACCGAGGAAGAAGCGACCACGCATCCGCAGCGGTCCCTCCTCATGCGCGCGCTGGGCAGCGGCGACCACGTCGAGCCCGACCTCTCCATCCGTGAAGTCCGCGCCGGCGACCGGTACCTGATCTGCTCCGACGGCCTCTCCGGCGTGGTGTCCCACCAGACCCTGGAGGACACCCTCGCCAGCTACCAGGGCCCCCAGGAGACCGTCCAGGAGCTCATCCAGCTGGCGCTGCGCGGCGGCGGCCCCGACAACATCACCGTGATCATCGCCGACGTCCTCGACCTGGACACCGGCGACACCCTGGCCGGGCAGCTGTCCGACACTCCGGTCGTGGTCGGCGCGGTCGCCGAGAACCAGCAGCACCACCTGCACGACAACGGCATCATGCAGACCCCCGCCGGCCGCGCCTCCGGGCTCGGCCGTCAGGTGCCCGGCCAGGGCGGTGGAGGCGGCGAGTTCGGCCCGCCCGGCTCCGGCGACACCACCGGCTACGTACCTGCGGGCGGCTTCGGCGACTACACCGACGACGACTTCGTCAAGCCCCGCAAGGGCCGTACGTGGCTGAAGAGATCCTTCTACTCGGCCCTCGCCCTCGCCGTCATCGGCGGCGGTCTGTACGGCGGCTGGCGCTGGACGCAGACCCAGTACTACGTCGGCACCAACGAGGAACACGTCGCCCTGTATCGCGGGATCAGCCAGGACCTGGCCTGGGTCTCGCTCTCGAAGGTGGAGAAGGATCACCCCGAGATCGAACTCAAGTACCTGCCGCCGTACCAGCAGAAGCTCGTCGAGGGGACCATCACCGAGGGCGGCCTCAAGGACGCCCAGGCGAAGATCGACGAGCTGGCGCTGCAGGCCTCCGCGTGCAAGAAGCGGTCCGAGCAGCAGGCCGCGCAGAGCGAGCAGAACTCCAAGACGGGCGAGGGCGAGGCCGGAGGCACCACGGGAACCACCCGTACCTCCCTTACGTCCAAGGCGACACCGACGCCGAATCCGTCGGCGTCCACCAAGTCCCCGCCCCCGTCCACCTCCACCTCCCCGACACCGACTGCGACGCCAAACCCCGGCCCCACTCTCTCGGAGGAAGAGCAGAAGGTCGTCTCGAACTGCGGTACGCAGTAG